Part of the Chaetodon trifascialis isolate fChaTrf1 chromosome 1, fChaTrf1.hap1, whole genome shotgun sequence genome, agaaacagcagaggcctcagtgaagagaaagaaatgttaaaaagtcaTTAATCTGAGACTTCTTTTCTGCTTGAGAAGAAAaggctgcaaacacaaaagATCCGGATAATTTGTCAAGACGTGATCTGACCGGAGTCAGTCTGAAGGAATGTGGAGCAAAAAAAACAGtaagaaaataaactgaaaaaactATTTTAGCTTCTGTCATAAGTCTGAAAATAAAAGGGattcacaggaaaaacaaaatatctcTAATTCTTATGTTACTgactgaggtcagaggtcaacttGCTGTTTCTTTTCATGATGGGAAACATGTTCAGGCTTGAGGCTTTGATGGATGAATTTCTTTCTTATCgcgaaaaataaaaataaaaataaaaataaaaataaaaatatcctGATGACTGACGCTCGTCCTCATTCGCGCACTTTGCGTCCTGGAGATGAAACGCTGCTTTGGCGGTGAGGAAGTTTCTCCTTTGAACTGTTTTTATAAAAAGAGACAGTCACATTCCCGTCAGTGCACCGCCACCGCGGACTGCAGCGCCGCGGAGGCCGAGGAGGACAGCGTCTCTCCGGGCGCGGCCGGGCTGCTCTGGCCGGTGGCCGTCTGCGGGGATGTGGGGCTCAGAGACTGGGGAGAGTTCGCAAGGAAAGCCGGGATGTGTGTGGGTAAGCCCGGCAGGCCCGGCATTGAGGTGGGCGTGGGTTTGATGGGCACTGGGATGGCGGGCAGAGTCTGCCCGCCGTGACAGATGGACTTTAGCGGCATGCCGTAAGCCGAGTAGTCGCTGGTGGCCATGGAGATGGGAGCCGCGGTGTCCATCATCCCGGGGCCGTACACGTGCGGCCAGGCCGGGGTCAGCTGGTTGTGGAGCGGGTACCCGGTGGCGGAGAAGGCCGCCAGCCCGCCGGGCATCTTGTACTCTCTGGCGATGATGTTCTCGATGGCGAACGGGTGTTTGAAGCTGGACGGCTGGGTCACGGGGCTCAGGTTGTATCCGCCCGGCATCTGCGGGAGGTGCGCGGCGGCGTGCAGCGCGCTGAGCCGCAGCTTGGCCTGCTGCTGTAGGTAGTGGGCGGCATCGTGCGGCTTGCTGGGCGCAAGCGGGTCCGTGGCCTGCATGCTGCCCACTTTAAAGCGCTTCCTGCGCCGCAGAAAACTCCCGTTCTCAAACATGTCGCCGCAGCTCGGGTGCAGAGCCCAGAAACTGCCCTTGCCGGGCTGGTCCGGTCTGCGGGGGATCTTAATGAAGCAGTCGTTGAAGGAGAGGTTGTGTCGCAGGGAGTTCTGCCACCGCTGCGTGTTCTCCCGGTAGTACGGGAACCGGTCCATGATGAACTTGTAAATCTCACTGAGGGGGAGCATCTTCTCCGGGCAGCTCTGGATGGCCATGGCCGTGAGGGAGATGTAAGAGTACGGAGGCTTCTGGTCGCTGTACGTGTTCCTTCCCGGGCGAGGCATTATTCTGCTGAACTGGACCGGACCGGACCGGACCGGGATGAGTTCAGTCTCAGTCTGTTGAGAGCTGGAAAGACTAGCTTCACTCCCTCCAAACTTTGTCCAAACTGTTCCAACTCTTCAAAGCAGCGTTACGCACGAAGAGAAACTCTGCTGGCGTGTGGCACGCATTGTTCCGTCTTTCACGCACAGAGCAGGAGCCGCAACTCCGCCGTGAAGTTGAGGAAAAGTTAAAGAAGCCGCGGCTggttcctcctctctctcctgcctgcctgctgcgGGTCCCCGGCAGGTGCAGCGCGGTGtccgtcctcctcctgccccgCTGCTGAGCTGCGCTAAGCggctgctgcctcctccatgTCCCTCTCCCGGTCTATCCCGTCTGCGGGCTGGACGGCGgtgacaggagcagaaaagaccCCCGGAGAGGAGCTTCATTAATGGGCCACTTCTTCACCATCACATGATCagagccaggaggaggaggagggagggggagtgggCTCAGGGGGGAAACGGGGGCACATTGTGGTTTCATTTACACGTATTTACATGGACGCACTGAGCCAACACAAGTCACTTTATTTGAAGGGGCGGCGGCAAAAACAGCGGAGTGAAGCCGACCACAGAGCCTGCTGTTCGGGGCTGTTCAGACGGAGCTGCGCTGCTCTGGAGGTATGTTCGTTTGTCTGGCACCATTTTacgtagtgtgtgtgtgtgtgtgtgtgtgtgtgtgtgtgtgtgtgtgtgcaggggggtggggggtgttgggTGCCCCTCATCAATTTGCATTGACAAATAGAGCCgctgagagctgctgtttgagcGCCTTtaatctgctttgtttctgctccGAACACATCCAATGATCAGGAAGatgacacacattaaaaacacacacacacacacacacacacacacacacacacacacacacacacacacacacacacacacacacacacacgcacgctgcTGGACAGTGCTTTCTGACACGTGTCACAGCAGCTCAGGTCTCTTCTTCACGGGCTGAATTTCTTGTCTTCGCTGTTCAAACTTTGAAGAAATCGTTTCTCAccaatatttttttctgaccGGAACGAACATCTAAACTTTAAATTGTCTAAATTATCTCCTGATTTCACGCGTTAATTAATCCTCCAGAAGTTGAATTTGGCCTCTTGAATAAATCTCGAACGAATTCAAACATTTGAGGCTTTATTTCAAGCTTTAATGTTGGCTGGAcagaaatgttcattctgaGCTCTCAGATGAATTCAGGGTTCATCattaatgataaaaaataaactgaaggTTTTTCTCTTCCGgtttcttttctgctttttagTTCTTGTTTGTGTTTAGTTTGGGATTACTTAAATTAAATCAGACGCAATCTGTTAGTTTTAAggttaaatttttttttaatcttaaatctGCGTGCAAAGATGAATTTATCTGAATGAACTAAGAGtgtatttaaatttaaagaactttattattttttctgttgtggaaaaatgtaaataaatgtattacCGGTAATTCCCGTCaggcacgcgcacacacacacacacacacacacacacacacacaggagggtCGTCGGTCCACGAGacaaagttattattattattattattactgtttaaTACCAATACCACTAATTCAGTTACTCAattactactaataataatactaatgataataatttaaaacaaaCTATGAAACACAGGGATTTCTAAAATCAGCATCACAAACaataccaataataataataataataaaacaaaatacttAGTATTTATGTGACAGGCTGAATTCATCAGACTGATAATGTCCCTGAAGTAAATTAATTATGTGTGAGAATCATTAGTTATTGTTGTGACTGATTGATTTATAGAGACGATCAATAATAAACAACGAGCTGTTTAATATTTAGAACATTTATGTTAAAAATCTAAATGGACACAAATGTGAAAGCTGAGTTCTGTAATGAGTGAAATTCCACTGAAGGACGGCCGGATTAAAACGCAGCtgatggctgtgtttgtgtccatgaaGGCAGCATATGTCTGATTGTCTCTGAGATCACAGGACATGAATCACTGAGGACAAATGGCCGCAGACCGTTTCTCTTTCAGAGGGAGGATTTaaactggaggagctgaaggttTTAATATCCCCAGAGgacgcagaggaggaggaggagggcgacaCCAAACAGCCACTTTCACacgtctgacctttgacctgtgagCTGATAATCTGACAGAGAGCGTTCAGGATGCAGAGACACGCTcgaacacacagaaacactccGCAGCCCCGAGACGATGAAGACAAACATTCAATTAAGAGGACTGAGTGATTACAGCATCGTCTTC contains:
- the LOC139332973 gene encoding forkhead box protein B1-like — protein: MPRPGRNTYSDQKPPYSYISLTAMAIQSCPEKMLPLSEIYKFIMDRFPYYRENTQRWQNSLRHNLSFNDCFIKIPRRPDQPGKGSFWALHPSCGDMFENGSFLRRRKRFKVGSMQATDPLAPSKPHDAAHYLQQQAKLRLSALHAAAHLPQMPGGYNLSPVTQPSSFKHPFAIENIIAREYKMPGGLAAFSATGYPLHNQLTPAWPHVYGPGMMDTAAPISMATSDYSAYGMPLKSICHGGQTLPAIPVPIKPTPTSMPGLPGLPTHIPAFLANSPQSLSPTSPQTATGQSSPAAPGETLSSSASAALQSAVAVH